The following coding sequences lie in one Panicum virgatum strain AP13 chromosome 6N, P.virgatum_v5, whole genome shotgun sequence genomic window:
- the LOC120677587 gene encoding glyceraldehyde-3-phosphate dehydrogenase 1, cytosolic yields MGKIKIGINGFGRIGRLVARVALQSPDVELVAVNDPFITTEYMTYMFKYDTVHGHWKHSDISIKDSKTLLFGEKPVTVFGIRNPEEIPWGEAGADYVVESTGVFTDKEKAAAHLKGGAKKVVISAPSKDAPMFVVGVNEDKYNSDINIVSNASCTTNCLAPLAKVINDNFGIIEGLMTTVHAITATQKTVDGPSAKDWRGGRAASFNIIPSSTGAAKAVGKVLPELNGKLTGMSFRVPTVDVSVVDLTVRIEKAASYEDIKKAIKAASEGPLKGIMGYTEEDLVSTDFTGDSRSSIFDAKAGIALNEHFVKLVSWYDNEWGYSNRVVDLIRHMAKTQ; encoded by the exons ATGG GCAAGATTAAGATCGGAATCAACG GTTTCGGAAGGATTGGCAGGCTCGTGGCCCGGGTCGCCCTCCAGAGCCCGGATGTCGAGCTCGTCGCCGTGAACGACCCCTtcatcaccaccgagtacatg ACCTACATGTTCAAGTACGACACCGTGCACGGCCACTGGAAGCACAGTGACATCAGCATCAAGGACTCCAAGACCCTTCTCTTCGGTGAGAAGCCGGTCACCGTCTTCGGCATCAG GAACCCGGAGGAGATCCCATGGGGTGAGGCTGGCGCTGACTATGTTGTGGAGTCCACTGGTGTCTTCACTGACAAGGAGAAGGCTGCTGCTCACTTGAAG GGTGGTGCCAAGAAGGTTGTTATCTCTGCTCCAAGCAAAGATGCCCCTATGTTTGTTGTTGGTGTCAATGAGGACAAGTACAACTCAGATATTAACATTGTCTCCAATGCTAGCTGCACCACAAATTGCCTTGCCCCCCTCGCCAAG GTCATCAATGACAACTTTGGTATCATTGAGGGTCTGATGACAACTGTTCATGCCATCACTG CCACCCAGAAGACTGTTGACGGCCCTTCAGCCAAGGACTGGAGAGGTGGCAGGGCTGCCAGCTTCAACATCATTCCCAGCAGCACTGGTGCTGCCAAG GCTGTTGGCAAGGTTCTTCCTGAGTTGAACGGCAAGCTCACCGGTATGTCCTTCCGTGTCCCCACTGTCGATGTCTCTGTTGTTGACCTCACCGTTAGAATCGAGAAGGCTGCTTCATATGAGGACATTAAGAAGGCTATCAA GGCTGCGTCCGAGGGTCCTCTCAAGGGTATCATGGGTTACACCGAGGAGGATTTGGTTTCCACTGACTTCACTGGTGACAGCAG GTCGAGCATCTTCGATGCCAAGGCTGGAATCGCTCTGAACGAGCACTTCGTCAAGCTCGTCTCCTGGTACGACAATGAGTGGGGCTACAGCAACCGTGTTGTCGACCTGATCCGCCACATGGCCAAGACCCAGTAG